In the Populus trichocarpa isolate Nisqually-1 chromosome 1, P.trichocarpa_v4.1, whole genome shotgun sequence genome, one interval contains:
- the LOC7490981 gene encoding auxin-responsive protein IAA1 has translation MSPENGSNLLESDAANVSFKETELTLGLPGESRGLALIEKTSGKRGFLETVDLNLGRSSNVDSDHNKYSGESETDVPNTAKPPAAKAQVVGWPPVRAYRKNAMKSCKYVKVAVDGAPYLRKVDLEMYNSYQQLLNALQDMFSCFSFTIRNYLNERTIMEQEVNNGVEYVPTYEDKDGDWMMLGDVPWKMFVESCKRLRLMKSSEATGFAPRTPSKCSSSS, from the exons ATGTCACCGGAAAATGGTTCAAACTTGCTGGAATCCGATGCGGCCAACGTGAGTTTCAAGGAGACAGAGTTGACCTTAGGGCTGCCTGGTGAGTCTCGTGGGCTAGCATTAATAGAGAAAACAAGTGGCAAGCGTGGGTTTTTGGAGACTGTTGATCTAAATCTTGGAAGGTCATCTAATGTTGATTCTGATCATAACAAATATTCTGGGGAGTCCGAAACGGATGTGCCAAACACGGCTAAGCCTCCGGCAGCAAA AGCACAAGTGGTGGGGTGGCCACCGGTGAGGGCGTATAGGAAGAACGCAATGAAGAGCTGTAAATACGTAAAGGTGGCTGTAGATGGAGCTCCATATTTGAGAAAGGTTGACCTGGAGATGTACAACAGTTATCAGCAGCTCTTGAATGCCCTCCAGGACATGTTCTCTTGCTTCAGCTTCACCATCC GCAACTATTTGAATGAGAGGACAATTATGGAACAGGAAGTGAATAATGGAGTAGAGTATGTCCCTACTTATGAGGACAAGGATGGCGACTGGATGATGCTGGGGGATGTACCATGGAA AATGTTTGTTGAATCATGCAAGCGTCTACGGTTGATGAAAAGCTCAGAAGCAACTGGATTTG CTCCAAGAACACCTTCAAAATGCTCAAGCTCGAGTTGA